CTTCCAGCAGGTCTGAGCTAAAAACTCCTCCTCATCCCAGCCCCACTCTACAGGCACCTGCGGAAGGAGAAGGCCTGAATGTATCCCCTTCTCGATTATCAGGCCGTCCTGGCCCACCTTTATCTCCCTCGGCCTCTCCTCTGGCGGGCCTTCTATGGGCTCGGGCGGAGTTAGGACGCTGACCTCCACTGTAAGCTCATCAAGTTCTTCCGGCCCGACTGGCGGAAAGCGTGGGTCATCGACGGCAGCGTAGATGGCCGCTTTTATCGTCGCCTCCACTAGGGGATAAATCGGCAATGGAAAGCCTATGCATCCCCTCAGCGCCGCCTGCAGCGGGACGTTGTGGCGGTTGAGGGTAACAAAGACTCCCATTTTCTCCCAGAGCTCTTCTGGAGTGTCTTCAGGAGGCTTTATAGTCTTCCCGTGCCTCACGTACTCCTCAATGGCCCTCCTCGCGAGCCTGACCAGAAACTCTCCCCACTCATCCTTTATTTTGTACATCATCCCACCCCTGTAGAACGTAGGCATTAGAGGTTATTTAGCTTTCCCGCAAAGTTTAAAAAATTGCCGAATTAAACTTAGCCAGGTGTCGAAGATGGTCATCGTGGAATTCGTGATAGTACCCCTTGGTGAGAAGAGCCTGAGCAGATACGTGGCCGCGGTGGTA
This genomic stretch from Thermococcus sp. CX2 harbors:
- a CDS encoding TIGR00296 family protein; this translates as MYKIKDEWGEFLVRLARRAIEEYVRHGKTIKPPEDTPEELWEKMGVFVTLNRHNVPLQAALRGCIGFPLPIYPLVEATIKAAIYAAVDDPRFPPVGPEELDELTVEVSVLTPPEPIEGPPEERPREIKVGQDGLIIEKGIHSGLLLPQVPVEWGWDEEEFLAQTCWKAGLPPDCWLDEDTKVYRFTAEIFEEEYPRGPVRRKPL